A segment of the bacterium genome:
GTTGAGGCCGAGCTTCGCCTCGTGGGCGGCGTATCGGAAGTCGCAGCCCAGGGCGACGCAGAACCCCGCCCCGATCGCCGCGCCGTTCAGCGCGGCGACGGTCGGGAAGGGCAGGTCCCGGATCGAGAGGAAGAGGCGGTAGAAGCTGCTCATCTCGTCTCGGATCCCGCGCCACGCCTGGCCCGGGGCCGCGGCCCCGGCGTCGGCCTGGTCCTGGAGCATCTCGAGGTCACCGCCCGCCGAGAAGGCGCGACCGACGCCCGTCAGGACCAGGGCCCGGATGGAGTCCTCGAGGGCGAGCCGCCCGACGACGTCGCGGAAGGCGAGGCCCATCTCACGACTCATCGCGTTCAGCTTGTCGGGATCGTTGAACTGCAGGGTGACGACGTCGCCGTCGCGGGATTCGAGGATCAGGTCGGACATGGTCGGTCTCCGGGGCGCGCCCGCGCGATTCAGAACGTGAGGGTCCAGACCCCCTTCACGAGGAGTTCGCTGCGCGAGAGATTCGCCCGGTTGTCGTCGGTGTCGACGTTCTGGTTCACGACGAGGAAGAACTCCCGGCCGTCGCGCAGGATATAGCGGAAGCGGCTGTTGATTCCCGCATTGTCGCTGCGGTTGTCGTACTGGACGAAGTTCGACCACACCACGTTCGGCGTGAACAGGAGGTCGACCTTCAGCCGCACGAGCTGGGTGTCCCGGTCGTTGCGGTCGGGTTCGCCCGAGGCGAGTCCCCGCCGCTTGGGCAGATTGATGTCGCGGAGCTCGTACTCGACCTCGAAGAAGAGGTAGTGCGAGGGGCGGAACTCGAGGACGAGGTCGAAGCGGGTGCGCGTCCCGTCGAAGAAGCTCCCCCAGCCGATCTCGGTTTCGACGCGGACCGGCCGGTTCCGGCTCGTGAAGATTCGCAGAGCGGCTTCGTGGAAGGTGTAGTCGTCGGCAGGGATCGCGACCGTCGGAATGAAGTCGTTCGGACGGACGAGCTCGTGGCGAAGCCGGTACCGAACGTCGAAGCCGTCTTCGATCGGCGTCGTGAACTCCGCGGGAATGATCCGCAGGTTCACGGTCTCGAGCTGGTTTCCCGAGTCGACGAAGACCTGCCCGAAGACCTCGTTGTCGATCGTCCGGAAAGGGCCTCTCGACGGACGGGTCCGGTAGCGAAACGAGTTGAACGTGTGTCGGATGTCGTTCCGGTTCACGAAGCCGATCCGAGGCGCGTAGTCTTCCTGGAGCTCCTCGAAGCCGACGAGCCAGTTGAAGCGGTCGTTCGGGTATTCGAGCTTGACGCCGTAGCCGTTGTTGCGCCCGGCGCTCAGGTGGTTGTCGTCGATGCTCTTCGCCCACCAGAGACTCGCGCGAAAGACCTGACCGGTATCGCGGAAGTTGGTGTTGCGGTAGAGAAAGTCGGTGCCCACGGTCGTCGAGTTCCGTCCGCCGCCGGTTCCGCTGGTCTCGTCGTAGGCGCGGCCGCGGGTCGGGTTGCTCGCTGCACTTCCGTCCGGATTGCCGCGGGTGAGGATCATCCCGAGCGTCGATTCGCCGAACACGTTGACTGCGGCGCGGCCGACGAAGAGATTGCGGGCGTCGATGTCGTTCGCCTCGTCGATGTAGGTGTCGAGGACGCCGAATTTCACGGGTCCGAGGCGGCCGGTCAGCTTTCCTCCGCCCAGGATCCGGGCCGGACCTCCGCCCGCGACGCTGTTACCGGGGTTGAACCCGATTCGGCGTGAGAAGAAGGGGCGGCCGTTCTGGCTGATGTCTCCGAAATCGAAGATCAGACCGTCCTCGAGGAAGAAATCCCGCTTCTCCGGGAAGAACAGGGCGAAGCGGTCGTCCTGGATCTGGATGTCGTCTACTTCGACCTGACCGAAGTCGGTGTTCGCCGTGACCGAGGTCGTCACCGAGGGCAGCACCTTGTAGTAGCCGTCGAAGGTCGGGTCGAACTCGAATCGGTCCTGGACCGCGCGCTCGTCGCGCCGACGGATCGTCATGCCGGGCGTCAGCTCGAAGCCGAGCCCCTGGTCGAGGTCGTCCACGCCTTCGAGGGTTCCGGCGACCCCCATCGAGCTGACGAAGTTCTGGGGCTGCCAGTCCGACCACCGCGCCGTCTCGTCGCTGCGGCGGATCCCGCGCTCGAAGTTCAGGCCCCAGGCGTCGACCTCGGGGTCGAATCCGATCGAGGCGAAGGGAATTGCGAACTCGGCCGTCCACCCCTCGGCGTCGATCGATGTCTCGACGTACCAGATGGTGTCCCAGCTCACCTCGAACTCCTCCGCCTCGAGAAGGACGTCGTGGCGCATCGCGTTCGGGTTGGTCTGGAAGAAGTAGCCGTTGCGTTTCGTGTTGAACGTATCGAGGGAGAAGCCGACGCGGTCGTCCCAGAACGGGAATGTGTCGCGTTGCTTGCGGTTGCGAACGATCTGGTCGGGGTCCGAATCCCAGCAGCGGAAGCCTACGTAGAGGGTCTGTCCGTCGGTCACGATCCGGATCTCGGTGCGCTGGGTGGGTGTGGCGCCCGGCGTCGGCAGGACCTGGGTGAGCTCGTCGACGAGGCCGCCATCGAGCCAGCCGGGGTCGTCCATCACGCCGTCGATGACCGGAGGAAGATCCGTCCAGCCGAGCGTGACCCGGAAGTCCGACGGCGATCTGTCCCCCTCGGCGAAGGCGAGGACGGGCGCTGCGAGGACGACGAGGGAGGCGGCGAGGGAGGCGGCGATGGAGACGGCGATGGAGGCCAGCCGGCACCGTCGCAACGCGGGCAGGGCGGGACGGCCCTGAGCGATCCGACGCTGCGCCAGGGTTCTTTGGTGGGGCGCGGGCATCGAGGGACTCTCGGAAGACGGGCCCGGAAGCCGGGCGGCGCGCAAGATAGGCACTTCGCGTTCGCGTCGCATGGCACGGCGGGTTCCTGTCGCGTGGCGGGACGCGTCTCGCTGGGCCAAGTTCGTCAGACGCCCGAGCGGCGAAGGAGGTCTGGCAGATGGGCGACGAACACCTACAGCGCTGGGAGCCGATCTTTCCCTGGATCGAGGAGCAGCTCGGCGGCCGGATCGTTCGGCGGGAGCGTCAGGGGCGCGAGTCGGGCGGACGTTATGCGTGGTTCGTCGATCTCGAGAAGGACGGAGCGCTCCTCCAGACCTACGTTCGTGGGACGCGCGACGATTCCTTCTCGTACGTCGACGTCTACTCGACGCGCCGGGAAGCGGAGATCCTCCGCGTGCTCCACCGCGAGGGCGTGCGCGTCCCGGAGGTGCTCGCCTTCCACGAGGATCCTCAGGCGGCGGTGCTCTCCCACGTCGTCGGCGAAGACAATTTCAATCTCTGCACCGATCCGGAAGAGCGCGAGTCCGTCGTCGAGGACTTCCTTCAGGCCCTCGTCCAGCTCCACGCGGTCGACGTGTCGCTCTTCGAGAAGGCGGGCGTATTCATCCCGAAGACGCCGGAAGAGGTCGCCCTCAACGACCTCGACGTCTGGCAGTCGACCTACGAGAAGGGGGTGAAGGAGCCGCTCCCGATCCTGACCTTCGCGTGCCAGTGGCTGCGCCGGAACGTGCCACAGAAGCAGGTCGATCCCGTCCTCTGCCAGGGCGACACCGGCCCGGGCAACCTGCTCTTCCACGAGGGCCGGGTCACGGCGCTGGTCGACTTCGAGCTCGCCCACGTGTCGGACCCGATGACCGACCTGTGCTGCGTGAGGTCCCGGGACCTCTACACGCCGATCGATCGTTTTCCGGAACGGCTCCAGCGCTACGGCGAGCTCTCGGGCCGCGAGATCGACTTCGACACGCTCGCCTTCTACAACGTGAAGACCCAGGCGCTCGTCCCGATGTCGCTCGCGCCGGTCATGGAGAACCTCCACGCCGGGACCGAGCACGCGGAGTGGATCGCGCAGCACGTCTTCTATCTGCGGACGACGGCCCAGGCCCTCGCGGAAGCGACGGGCGTCGCACTCGAAGAGCCGGAGCTCCCCGCGCCGCGCCCGACCCGCTTCTCGCACTACTACGACATGCTGATCGAGAACCTCGAGGAGGAGCAGTCGCCGGCGATCGAGGACCCCTTCCTGAAGAACCGGATGTGGTTCGCTTCGCGCCTCGCTCGGCACCTGCGGCATGGCGACCGATTGGGCATCGCGTTCGAGGAGCAGGAGCTCGACGACCTGGGCGAGCTCCTGGGCTCGCGGCCGACGGA
Coding sequences within it:
- a CDS encoding enoyl-CoA hydratase/isomerase family protein, whose product is MSDLILESRDGDVVTLQFNDPDKLNAMSREMGLAFRDVVGRLALEDSIRALVLTGVGRAFSAGGDLEMLQDQADAGAAAPGQAWRGIRDEMSSFYRLFLSIRDLPFPTVAALNGAAIGAGFCVALGCDFRYAAHEAKLGLNFTRVGVHPGMAATWNLPRLVGPGLAAELLYTSRLVDGDEAVRVGLANRAMPRDEVLPSAQAAAAEIAANAPLAVRAVKQALRRSETSSLEDQLQFEASEQARNFESADAHEGLAAIREKRAPRFQGR
- a CDS encoding carbohydrate binding family 9 domain-containing protein, whose amino-acid sequence is MPAPHQRTLAQRRIAQGRPALPALRRCRLASIAVSIAASLAASLVVLAAPVLAFAEGDRSPSDFRVTLGWTDLPPVIDGVMDDPGWLDGGLVDELTQVLPTPGATPTQRTEIRIVTDGQTLYVGFRCWDSDPDQIVRNRKQRDTFPFWDDRVGFSLDTFNTKRNGYFFQTNPNAMRHDVLLEAEEFEVSWDTIWYVETSIDAEGWTAEFAIPFASIGFDPEVDAWGLNFERGIRRSDETARWSDWQPQNFVSSMGVAGTLEGVDDLDQGLGFELTPGMTIRRRDERAVQDRFEFDPTFDGYYKVLPSVTTSVTANTDFGQVEVDDIQIQDDRFALFFPEKRDFFLEDGLIFDFGDISQNGRPFFSRRIGFNPGNSVAGGGPARILGGGKLTGRLGPVKFGVLDTYIDEANDIDARNLFVGRAAVNVFGESTLGMILTRGNPDGSAASNPTRGRAYDETSGTGGGRNSTTVGTDFLYRNTNFRDTGQVFRASLWWAKSIDDNHLSAGRNNGYGVKLEYPNDRFNWLVGFEELQEDYAPRIGFVNRNDIRHTFNSFRYRTRPSRGPFRTIDNEVFGQVFVDSGNQLETVNLRIIPAEFTTPIEDGFDVRYRLRHELVRPNDFIPTVAIPADDYTFHEAALRIFTSRNRPVRVETEIGWGSFFDGTRTRFDLVLEFRPSHYLFFEVEYELRDINLPKRRGLASGEPDRNDRDTQLVRLKVDLLFTPNVVWSNFVQYDNRSDNAGINSRFRYILRDGREFFLVVNQNVDTDDNRANLSRSELLVKGVWTLTF
- a CDS encoding phosphotransferase, whose protein sequence is MGDEHLQRWEPIFPWIEEQLGGRIVRRERQGRESGGRYAWFVDLEKDGALLQTYVRGTRDDSFSYVDVYSTRREAEILRVLHREGVRVPEVLAFHEDPQAAVLSHVVGEDNFNLCTDPEERESVVEDFLQALVQLHAVDVSLFEKAGVFIPKTPEEVALNDLDVWQSTYEKGVKEPLPILTFACQWLRRNVPQKQVDPVLCQGDTGPGNLLFHEGRVTALVDFELAHVSDPMTDLCCVRSRDLYTPIDRFPERLQRYGELSGREIDFDTLAFYNVKTQALVPMSLAPVMENLHAGTEHAEWIAQHVFYLRTTAQALAEATGVALEEPELPAPRPTRFSHYYDMLIENLEEEQSPAIEDPFLKNRMWFASRLARHLRHGDRLGIAFEEQELDDLGELLGSRPTDVKEGHRQLHRLVLDSGPDRDEAFIRYFYRHAKREEMLMEGALGMCEGAQLAPLR